Proteins encoded in a region of the Nitrospira sp. genome:
- a CDS encoding poly-gamma-glutamate hydrolase family protein encodes MATYDASIKKALDPEQDDLIKRKEHCSADREKLETVGRLLGHQVRIKRNNQEYGLYTVSQVRQENQDRIVRMGEGGRERLGIIAEFSATLDPQVPRPTLDDSEAEAQGEFVERLDDNGWHNGLIAIAPHGGDIEPNTDLQAEHVASQLAAKGVSSWRCKGWHPNGAFEHWHITSTDIHEACFPLLNSVISRGFRYAVAFHGFEDRDQDDILVGGLAPDALKEKIKAAIEDVVRPDFTVRITQPSDQVGGDDKRNIVNRLTAGGANGIQIEQKEAPRRGEKGLAIAEAVAKVYASEL; translated from the coding sequence ATGGCTACCTATGACGCATCGATCAAAAAAGCTCTAGATCCCGAGCAGGATGATCTCATCAAACGCAAGGAACATTGCTCGGCCGATCGCGAAAAACTCGAGACCGTTGGGCGGCTGCTCGGGCATCAGGTTCGGATCAAACGCAACAACCAGGAGTACGGGCTGTACACGGTTTCCCAGGTCCGCCAGGAGAACCAGGATAGGATCGTTCGCATGGGCGAAGGCGGCCGGGAGCGGCTTGGTATTATTGCCGAGTTTAGCGCGACACTCGACCCGCAAGTGCCACGTCCGACCCTGGACGACTCCGAAGCCGAAGCCCAGGGTGAATTTGTCGAGCGGCTCGACGACAATGGCTGGCACAACGGGCTCATTGCCATCGCACCCCACGGCGGGGATATCGAGCCGAACACCGACCTGCAGGCCGAGCATGTCGCATCGCAGCTGGCGGCCAAGGGTGTCAGCTCGTGGCGGTGCAAGGGCTGGCATCCCAACGGCGCTTTTGAACACTGGCACATCACCTCGACCGATATCCACGAGGCGTGCTTTCCGCTTCTCAACTCAGTCATCTCTCGCGGCTTCAGATATGCCGTCGCCTTTCATGGGTTCGAGGACAGAGATCAAGACGATATCCTCGTCGGCGGCCTCGCACCCGATGCCCTGAAGGAGAAGATCAAGGCAGCCATCGAAGACGTCGTCCGTCCGGATTTCACAGTGAGGATCACGCAGCCGAGTGATCAGGTCGGCGGCGACGACAAGCGGAACATCGTGAACAGGCTCACGGCCGGCGGCGCGAATGGCATACAGATCGAGCAGAAGGAGGCTCCGCGGAGAGGAGAAAAAGGACTGGCCATCGCCGAGGCCGTTGCCAAGGTCTACGCCTCCGAGCTCTAA
- a CDS encoding S8 family serine peptidase translates to MDPLNLVQLTALMERTSGSPNVQIGLIDGPVLTHHPDLASDHLREVAGHNGGTCIQAKSTACLHGTFIAGILSAKRSSSAPAICPGCTILVRPIFTEMTSGREHMPTATPGELAAAVMECIDAGAQVINLSLALAQPSTKGEQALEETLNHAARRGVLVVAAAGNQSTLGSSAITRHPWVIPVVACDQIGRPISESNLGSSIGKHGLSAPGDAVTSLGSEGQPLTLGGTSVAVPFVTGAIALLWSEFPAANAAQIKVAVTQAHQPRRTSVVPPLLDAASTYHALSITNARR, encoded by the coding sequence ATGGACCCTTTGAACTTAGTCCAGCTCACTGCGTTGATGGAGCGCACGAGTGGGAGTCCGAATGTACAGATCGGGCTCATCGATGGCCCGGTTCTGACTCACCACCCCGATCTCGCCAGTGACCATCTCCGTGAAGTTGCTGGACATAACGGAGGGACTTGCATTCAGGCCAAGAGCACCGCCTGTCTACATGGCACCTTCATCGCCGGCATTCTCTCTGCCAAGCGGAGTTCCTCAGCCCCCGCCATTTGCCCCGGCTGCACCATCCTGGTCCGTCCCATTTTCACCGAGATGACCTCCGGGCGTGAGCACATGCCCACCGCAACGCCCGGGGAACTTGCGGCGGCGGTGATGGAGTGCATCGACGCCGGCGCGCAAGTCATCAACTTGAGCCTGGCCCTTGCGCAACCTTCCACCAAAGGGGAACAGGCGTTGGAAGAGACGCTTAACCACGCTGCTAGACGTGGGGTCCTCGTCGTTGCCGCTGCAGGCAATCAAAGCACGCTCGGCAGCTCTGCGATCACCCGCCATCCCTGGGTCATCCCAGTGGTTGCATGTGACCAAATCGGTAGACCCATAAGCGAGTCGAATCTTGGTAGCTCCATCGGCAAGCATGGGCTCTCTGCTCCTGGCGATGCCGTGACTAGCCTCGGAAGTGAGGGCCAACCCCTCACACTTGGAGGCACAAGTGTGGCGGTGCCCTTTGTCACCGGAGCCATCGCACTCTTGTGGTCGGAATTTCCTGCTGCGAACGCGGCGCAGATCAAGGTGGCCGTCACGCAAGCCCATCAACCGCGCCGAACATCAGTGGTCCCGCCGCTGCTCGACGCCGCTTCGACCTACCACGCTCTATCTATCACGAATGCACGGAGGTGA
- a CDS encoding thioredoxin domain-containing protein, which translates to MSCRLQPVTDREFDEVVSVSTVPVLVEFWKPSCSHCRTLMAELERLQADLGSNLLILTMNVDENFQIPSELEVSSLPALALYRNGEFVKFIGGLGKKNEIVKQIESE; encoded by the coding sequence ATGAGTTGCAGGCTCCAACCCGTCACTGACCGGGAGTTTGATGAGGTGGTTTCGGTAAGCACCGTCCCTGTGTTGGTGGAATTTTGGAAACCAAGCTGCAGTCATTGCCGGACCTTGATGGCGGAGCTCGAACGCTTGCAAGCCGACCTGGGATCGAACCTCCTTATTCTCACGATGAACGTGGACGAAAATTTTCAGATTCCTTCTGAACTGGAAGTCTCGTCGCTTCCCGCACTAGCGTTATATCGCAACGGTGAATTTGTAAAATTTATCGGAGGGCTCGGAAAAAAGAATGAGATAGTGAAACAGATTGAGAGCGAGTGA
- a CDS encoding GDSL-type esterase/lipase family protein, giving the protein MSRTPLVICFGDSLTAGFQSPTRDYPTGRETPYGQFLQSFLGPSGQVRISGVCGELTGEMVMRYRRDVLDHRPSYVPILGGTNDLGWNAPPSEIMRNLATMYEQTLAIGAMPIPVTVPSIRVENGSGGTVSQEWISEHLDRRIRLNRLIQEYAYSNGFACVDLFAATVDPESGQLAETYSNDGIHLTTAGYRLLAERVAHILKPLLGQGRQP; this is encoded by the coding sequence ATGAGTAGAACTCCACTCGTCATCTGTTTCGGCGATAGCCTGACGGCGGGATTCCAGTCGCCGACCAGAGACTATCCGACCGGACGAGAGACTCCATACGGGCAATTTCTGCAATCTTTTTTAGGCCCTTCGGGGCAAGTTCGCATCTCTGGGGTCTGCGGTGAGTTGACTGGCGAAATGGTCATGCGATACCGGCGCGATGTGCTCGATCATCGGCCGAGCTATGTGCCGATTCTCGGGGGGACCAACGATCTGGGATGGAATGCGCCTCCGTCGGAAATCATGCGCAATCTGGCCACGATGTACGAGCAAACGCTCGCGATAGGAGCTATGCCCATTCCGGTGACGGTTCCTTCGATCAGGGTAGAGAATGGTTCAGGCGGCACGGTAAGCCAAGAGTGGATCTCCGAGCATCTCGACCGCCGAATCCGATTGAACAGGCTTATCCAAGAGTACGCCTACTCCAATGGCTTTGCCTGCGTCGATCTTTTCGCAGCCACCGTGGATCCTGAGAGCGGCCAGTTGGCGGAGACGTACTCGAACGACGGGATTCACCTGACCACCGCTGGGTATCGGCTATTGGCCGAGCGTGTGGCGCACATCCTGAAGCCGCTGCTGGGGCAAGGCAGGCAACCATGA